In Nitrospira sp., the following are encoded in one genomic region:
- a CDS encoding ATP-binding protein: MVGRLADSESPCAARALEDLFPPTCRILDRPVMLYRPFGKNIDGAVIKDMAGVSIKSNVEHLEEYVTQTQGNQAGEEVVTVLVQRLNERIPDRSYHVTPRLLRNPWASYSNEFTAYLVEFCVELSGDHDFQFNMGRSKLIPPLVQTLMRPFSVLSIYKGATRWIKHYAKNSYDLEGIVVTEGSAILRLSLMERALNQFGPYRRACAKIWCNAIKVGVSIVPQKVHGLEPAAIVERKCMTNGDDYCEWEVSWKEPTRRWVGTQVVEQVARRVLQNEIVHRERVIEEQTSSLKTRHEELEASNVELQQTVVELQRKVNYLVTLHEASIRFTSLKDSEALLQDALEILRHKLSYDRVMMCFFDETRKLSHDARIVGVTDELTTFVRKLEIPVTDPLTIEGTVLLRGLSVLVQNSQELLERLHPLHRELALKIGSQSFVAVPLKTQNGVLGSLTVDRAQPNSLSHDDVEIMTTFASQLAIAIDSVTAYHHIEQMNANLEQKVLERTVQLGVANEQLKKLDQIRSELLHAVSHDLRQPMASIHSHAENVLQGLFGPINEKQAERLAEILSGVDRVMKMREALLYLAQIESDTPVLRPEWIDLQKLVGAVADSLRETMREKAITFETFQLDDAILLEADRYMLIQILTNLLENAVKFTPPGGHVQVLSKIQSEGYAEVRVTDSGCGIVPDDIPKVFEKFFRGASTMGTIPGSGLGLAIVKRLVELHGGKVGVESTVGVGSSFFVTLPMNQSSSLSHAP, from the coding sequence ATGGTCGGTAGACTGGCAGACTCAGAGAGTCCATGTGCCGCTAGGGCACTTGAAGATTTATTCCCACCGACTTGTCGAATTCTCGACCGTCCAGTGATGCTGTATAGGCCATTCGGTAAGAATATCGATGGTGCAGTCATCAAAGACATGGCCGGAGTATCCATCAAGTCGAATGTCGAGCACCTGGAGGAATACGTCACTCAGACGCAAGGGAACCAAGCAGGTGAGGAAGTAGTGACTGTGTTAGTACAGCGTTTAAACGAGCGTATCCCTGATCGGTCCTACCACGTCACACCAAGGCTTTTAAGAAATCCATGGGCCAGCTACTCAAATGAGTTCACAGCATATCTGGTGGAGTTTTGTGTTGAGCTGTCAGGCGACCACGACTTTCAGTTCAACATGGGACGCAGCAAGCTTATTCCCCCGCTGGTCCAAACCCTTATGCGACCATTTTCCGTACTGAGTATCTACAAGGGAGCAACACGATGGATAAAACACTATGCTAAGAATTCTTATGACCTTGAAGGAATAGTAGTGACCGAGGGGAGCGCCATTCTTCGCCTGAGTCTCATGGAGCGAGCCTTAAACCAATTCGGACCATATCGTCGTGCGTGCGCCAAGATTTGGTGTAATGCCATCAAAGTGGGGGTGTCAATCGTTCCACAAAAAGTTCACGGCCTTGAACCAGCGGCTATTGTAGAACGCAAGTGCATGACGAACGGTGACGATTACTGTGAATGGGAGGTCTCGTGGAAGGAGCCAACTCGTCGGTGGGTTGGAACGCAGGTAGTCGAACAGGTGGCACGCCGTGTACTACAAAACGAAATCGTCCATCGTGAGCGCGTGATTGAGGAGCAAACCTCCTCGCTCAAGACTCGCCACGAAGAACTGGAAGCCTCCAACGTTGAGCTACAGCAGACCGTTGTGGAGTTGCAGCGAAAAGTCAATTACTTGGTGACGCTTCACGAGGCCAGTATACGCTTTACTTCTCTAAAAGACTCGGAAGCTCTTCTTCAAGATGCCTTAGAGATCCTCAGGCACAAACTTTCGTATGACCGCGTCATGATGTGCTTCTTTGACGAGACCCGCAAGCTCTCCCATGATGCCAGGATTGTAGGAGTGACGGATGAGCTTACCACGTTTGTTCGGAAGCTTGAGATTCCCGTAACCGATCCATTGACGATCGAAGGCACAGTTCTTCTTCGTGGTCTGTCGGTATTAGTCCAGAACTCTCAGGAGTTACTCGAACGGCTCCATCCTTTACATAGAGAACTGGCATTGAAGATTGGCAGTCAATCATTTGTGGCAGTGCCGCTTAAAACCCAGAACGGCGTTCTCGGTTCTTTGACTGTTGACCGCGCCCAGCCAAATAGTCTGAGCCACGATGATGTCGAGATCATGACGACATTTGCTAGTCAATTAGCCATCGCGATCGATAGTGTCACTGCCTATCACCACATTGAGCAAATGAACGCGAACCTTGAGCAGAAGGTGTTGGAACGTACCGTGCAGCTTGGGGTTGCCAATGAGCAGCTGAAAAAGTTGGATCAGATACGATCGGAACTTTTACATGCAGTTTCCCATGACCTTCGTCAACCGATGGCGTCGATCCACTCGCATGCTGAAAATGTGCTGCAAGGTCTGTTTGGCCCAATTAACGAGAAACAAGCTGAGAGATTGGCAGAAATTCTTTCCGGCGTTGACCGTGTGATGAAGATGAGGGAAGCCCTTCTTTACCTTGCTCAAATAGAGTCAGACACGCCGGTGCTTCGACCCGAATGGATTGATCTCCAGAAGCTTGTCGGTGCAGTGGCTGACAGCTTACGTGAAACCATGCGAGAGAAAGCGATCACGTTCGAAACATTCCAGCTCGATGACGCCATCTTACTTGAGGCAGATCGATATATGCTGATACAGATTCTGACGAACCTATTGGAGAATGCCGTGAAGTTCACTCCTCCTGGCGGACACGTTCAAGTCCTGAGCAAGATCCAAAGCGAGGGATATGCCGAAGTACGCGTCACGGACTCTGGTTGCGGGATCGTGCCAGACGATATTCCCAAGGTATTTGAGAAGTTCTTCCGTGGAGCATCGACTATGGGAACAATCCCAGGATCCGGCCTCGGGTTGGCCATTGTAAAACGTTTAGTTGAACTTCATGGAGGTAAGGTCGGAGTAGAGAGTACAGTTGGGGTCGGGAGTTCATTCTTTGTTACGCTTCCCATGAACCAATCATCCTCATTGTCACATGCCCCTTAA
- a CDS encoding sigma-54 dependent transcriptional regulator gives MPARILIIDDDLTVLQPLEERLSYMGHDTLTATTGQKGLELIKQEQPEIVILDLELPDIRGMEILRQTKMGAVGSSKGGEGSEPPSSQTPPVIIILTVVGSIPTVVQAMQLGAFDFIPKPYTAAHLSVVIDKALQSVVRHRRYSTLRREVDNQFLPIASINKKMLEQVEEAKKAADTDLTVLLLGETGTGKEVFARAIHRGSSRLAGPFVPVNCAAFPDTLIESELFGHEKGAFTGATSMKRGQFEQADGGTIFLDEIGDMSLPAQAKVLRVLQEKTLRRVGGTKEISVNVRVLAATNKDLREEIKNKRFREDLYYRLTPVRICLPPLRERMEDVPNFVEHFLAQPGRLGVNRRCKISHAALDALQRYPWPGNIRELMNVLAGALMRCTQDTLEPEHFSWDASLSVSPSESVAESDEETGTGLFKERTSAFQKSIIEEKLRDNGGNQTKTATDLGITRGHLTKLLTKFKISRGS, from the coding sequence ATGCCAGCGCGAATACTGATCATTGACGATGACCTCACGGTTTTACAGCCGCTTGAGGAACGATTGAGCTATATGGGTCATGATACCTTAACGGCAACCACCGGCCAAAAGGGGCTGGAGCTGATCAAACAGGAACAGCCCGAAATTGTAATTTTAGACTTGGAGCTTCCAGATATTCGGGGAATGGAGATCCTTCGGCAAACCAAAATGGGTGCTGTGGGCAGCAGCAAAGGAGGGGAAGGATCAGAACCACCCAGTAGCCAGACACCTCCTGTGATTATTATCTTGACGGTCGTTGGGAGTATTCCCACGGTTGTGCAAGCGATGCAGCTCGGTGCATTTGATTTCATCCCCAAGCCTTACACCGCGGCGCACTTATCAGTCGTGATTGATAAGGCTTTGCAGAGCGTTGTTCGCCATCGTCGTTACAGCACGCTTCGCAGAGAAGTCGATAACCAATTTCTACCGATTGCCTCAATCAACAAGAAGATGCTTGAACAGGTTGAGGAGGCGAAAAAGGCCGCGGACACAGACCTCACTGTCCTGTTGCTTGGGGAGACGGGGACGGGCAAGGAAGTGTTCGCCCGTGCCATTCATCGGGGGAGTTCCCGTTTAGCGGGACCATTCGTTCCGGTAAACTGTGCGGCATTTCCAGACACATTGATTGAGAGCGAGCTGTTCGGCCATGAGAAGGGCGCGTTTACCGGAGCCACATCGATGAAGCGTGGCCAGTTCGAACAAGCTGATGGTGGGACCATATTCCTAGACGAAATCGGTGACATGAGTCTCCCCGCTCAGGCTAAGGTGCTGCGCGTACTACAAGAAAAGACATTGAGGCGAGTGGGCGGGACCAAGGAGATCTCGGTCAATGTGCGGGTCCTCGCGGCGACCAATAAGGACCTACGAGAGGAAATCAAGAATAAACGGTTCCGTGAAGACCTCTACTACCGTCTCACGCCGGTTCGGATTTGTTTGCCACCTTTGCGTGAGCGCATGGAAGATGTACCGAACTTCGTCGAGCACTTCCTCGCTCAACCAGGTCGGCTAGGAGTGAACAGACGCTGCAAGATTAGCCACGCCGCTCTAGATGCACTCCAGCGATACCCTTGGCCTGGCAATATCCGCGAATTAATGAACGTGCTGGCTGGTGCCCTCATGCGATGTACTCAAGATACCCTTGAGCCTGAACACTTTTCATGGGATGCCTCCCTTTCTGTGTCACCTTCAGAGTCAGTTGCGGAAAGCGACGAAGAGACGGGTACTGGCTTATTCAAGGAGAGGACAAGCGCCTTCCAAAAATCGATCATAGAGGAGAAATTGCGTGACAATGGAGGGAACCAGACGAAGACGGCAACGGATCTCGGCATTACCAGGGGCCATCTGACCAAGCTGCTGACCAAATTCAAAATCTCTCGTGGCAGCTGA
- a CDS encoding sigma-54 dependent transcriptional regulator yields MIGESSRMTAVREYLTEVAGFNSHVLITGETGTGKELAAAMVHEHSPRAKHPFISVNCAAIPETLFESEIFGYEKGVFTGASMRRAGLFAEASGGTIFLDEIGEMPLTAQSKILRVLENGKVQRLGSAHSHSVDVRVVAATNQRLEELVGQAKFRSDLFYRLNIARVHLPPLRERKEDIPGLIAHFLTVLNAQMGRQVVGLDADLHDSLLEYDWPGNVRELKNLLESTLLTIRSAIIGFKDLPGHYQTTFSRVQSKPFQERERLVSALAATHWNISKTAEQLDWARMTVYRKIAQYGIERPCAGAMSQKSNLFVGT; encoded by the coding sequence ATGATTGGAGAGAGTTCTCGAATGACTGCTGTACGCGAGTATCTCACCGAAGTTGCTGGATTTAACTCCCATGTCCTGATTACCGGAGAAACCGGAACCGGGAAGGAACTGGCGGCGGCGATGGTGCATGAGCATAGTCCGCGCGCCAAACATCCCTTTATCAGTGTGAACTGCGCTGCGATACCGGAAACCCTGTTTGAAAGCGAGATCTTCGGCTACGAGAAGGGGGTGTTCACAGGGGCCAGTATGAGACGCGCAGGTCTATTCGCAGAGGCGAGCGGAGGCACGATCTTTCTGGATGAAATCGGCGAGATGCCGCTGACGGCTCAGTCCAAAATCCTGCGTGTCCTCGAAAATGGAAAAGTCCAACGTCTCGGTTCAGCCCACTCGCATTCGGTCGACGTTCGAGTGGTGGCGGCGACGAATCAGCGCCTTGAAGAACTGGTGGGACAGGCCAAGTTCCGCAGCGACTTGTTCTATCGACTCAACATCGCAAGAGTGCATCTCCCTCCTCTTCGTGAGCGCAAGGAGGATATCCCTGGCTTGATTGCACACTTCTTGACTGTCCTGAACGCCCAAATGGGCAGACAGGTGGTTGGCCTAGACGCTGATCTGCACGATTCTTTATTGGAGTACGACTGGCCGGGTAATGTGCGAGAACTCAAGAATCTCCTGGAATCGACCCTGCTGACCATCCGGTCTGCCATAATCGGGTTCAAGGACCTTCCCGGGCACTATCAAACGACATTCTCCCGCGTTCAGAGTAAGCCGTTCCAAGAACGAGAGCGGCTTGTGTCGGCACTTGCCGCGACTCATTGGAATATCAGTAAGACCGCAGAGCAACTCGACTGGGCCAGGATGACGGTATACCGCAAGATCGCGCAATACGGGATCGAACGCCCTTGTGCGGGAGCGATGTCACAGAAGTCCAACCTTTTTGTGGGGACCTGA
- a CDS encoding M48 family metallopeptidase, which produces MSTAVQPLSTTAQREHFEALAREAERAMASSLSWYRVKIALLAGLGYAVIVGTLAVLLLIGSFCVWALLSGYLWVLLVKAKLLLAVPAIGFILMRALWVRIDAPTGRRMTKQDCPLLFEQLADLCCRMKAPRIHRVLIVNDANVSIAQIPRLGIFGWHRNYLVVGLPLLFMLSPEQVRAVLAHEIGHLSGNHSRFGAWIYRVRLSWFRIVTAFQHADSWASGLLARFFYWYAPYFSASSFALARANEYEADAAAASLTSPQAVGSALVAISTVPHFDAERYWDPFFKRADYDPQVPRTPWSDYAIYAAQRRLDQPDGRALVTQCLKRETNYADTHPSLADRLKALHAGAELVSTPKPLAAEAWLFPILPSLLTEFDRQWVQTHEEMWAQRSSQTQTLKATLTDLERKDPSSLSQDERWNVIAMKEHLDPTFDPLPAYRQYQADYPQDRAADLAIGRLLLSKQDRTGLQYLTRATEEFRLVGAACQIVGSYAMRIGDKPLAEEWTLRAEAHYDTQVATYRERATLSATDTLKPTNSSPEQLAQLQSQLRQVEQVHHAWMCEKATAVPTQPCYVLAVELEGFTGPSEQHDLMRTLTSHIRYPGETFVVLATGDGKSMADKVKGIGMQVI; this is translated from the coding sequence ATGAGCACTGCCGTACAGCCACTTTCCACGACCGCACAACGAGAACACTTCGAGGCGCTTGCCCGTGAGGCTGAACGGGCGATGGCCTCGAGTCTTTCCTGGTATCGGGTGAAGATCGCTCTTCTGGCTGGGCTTGGGTATGCGGTAATTGTTGGAACGTTGGCGGTGCTGCTTTTGATCGGCTCGTTCTGTGTCTGGGCGCTTCTCTCGGGGTATCTGTGGGTCTTGCTGGTGAAAGCCAAATTGCTCCTTGCCGTGCCGGCCATTGGATTCATTCTCATGCGTGCGTTGTGGGTGCGGATTGATGCTCCCACAGGACGCCGCATGACCAAACAGGACTGCCCGCTTCTCTTTGAGCAACTCGCCGATTTGTGTTGCCGCATGAAGGCTCCCCGGATTCATCGCGTCCTCATCGTAAACGATGCCAATGTGAGTATTGCCCAAATCCCTCGTCTGGGAATCTTTGGATGGCACCGCAACTATTTGGTGGTGGGCCTTCCTCTACTCTTTATGCTGTCGCCGGAACAGGTTCGTGCAGTACTCGCCCATGAGATCGGCCATCTCTCCGGCAACCATAGTCGGTTCGGAGCCTGGATTTATCGCGTTCGCTTGTCCTGGTTTCGGATCGTGACGGCATTTCAGCATGCGGATTCCTGGGCAAGCGGGCTCTTGGCTCGCTTCTTTTATTGGTATGCGCCCTACTTTAGTGCCTCTAGTTTTGCTCTGGCTCGAGCAAACGAATACGAGGCCGATGCGGCCGCAGCATCCCTGACCTCTCCACAGGCGGTCGGATCCGCACTCGTGGCTATCTCAACCGTTCCCCACTTTGATGCTGAGCGGTACTGGGACCCCTTCTTCAAGCGGGCCGATTATGACCCACAGGTGCCACGCACACCCTGGTCAGACTATGCGATCTATGCGGCACAACGCCGGCTCGATCAGCCTGATGGCCGAGCGCTCGTCACACAGTGTCTGAAAAGGGAAACCAACTACGCCGATACTCATCCGTCCTTAGCCGACCGGTTGAAGGCATTACACGCTGGTGCAGAGCTCGTCAGTACGCCGAAACCTCTTGCCGCTGAAGCGTGGCTGTTTCCTATCCTCCCATCGCTTCTGACGGAATTCGATCGTCAGTGGGTTCAGACCCATGAAGAGATGTGGGCACAACGCTCCTCGCAGACCCAGACCCTGAAGGCAACGCTGACTGACCTTGAACGCAAAGACCCGTCGAGTCTGTCACAAGATGAACGCTGGAATGTGATCGCCATGAAAGAGCACCTCGATCCCACGTTTGATCCATTACCGGCCTATCGACAATATCAAGCGGACTACCCACAGGATCGCGCCGCCGACCTCGCAATCGGACGGCTGCTCCTCAGCAAACAGGACAGAACAGGCCTTCAGTACCTCACTCGCGCGACTGAAGAATTTCGTTTAGTCGGCGCAGCCTGTCAGATCGTCGGGTCGTACGCGATGCGCATAGGCGACAAACCGTTAGCAGAAGAATGGACCCTTCGCGCAGAGGCGCATTACGACACCCAGGTTGCAACCTATCGAGAGCGGGCCACGCTCTCAGCCACTGACACGCTCAAACCCACAAATTCCTCTCCGGAACAGCTTGCTCAACTCCAAAGTCAGTTACGCCAGGTCGAACAGGTCCACCATGCCTGGATGTGCGAGAAAGCGACGGCCGTCCCGACACAGCCCTGCTATGT